A window of Acropora muricata isolate sample 2 chromosome 6, ASM3666990v1, whole genome shotgun sequence genomic DNA:
CTCATGGCTGTTGGTGACTCCTCCTAGGGCATGCCAGCAGCTTAGTAGAGGACCTTTCAGTAGGGTTTTTTTAAGGATACAAAAATTGTCACAAGACTAACCTGATCAAAGTCATGTAAATCAGGGGAAAGACCTCCATGACAGCAAAAAATAGTATTTGCTGCAACACCAGCTGAAATAGTAGAAACAAGATATTAAAATGAGCAAAACTGCTACTTCAACACAgaacagaatttttttcttcttccaaaaGCAGTCACATCGATTAGATATACTTCAAAAactattgtttgtattttcatcttGTGCACATGAATTTGAGAAAAGAACTATATGAAATAGTTCCATAACAGACATTCAGAACTGAAAACTCACTCTTGTAGTTCAATCTAAATTTTGATATAAACAATGCTATCATGAAATGCTTACCAATTGGCAGACAATTAAAACAGTCTGTAAATGTTTTCCACAATTTAATATTGTATCTTCTTTTACATTCATCATAGAAACCATATATTCTGAAATAAAGACAACACTATCATCCACAGATGATAAAATAATTGGATAAAAATGAAGTGAGGTTTCCCTAAATGGTCATTTCTTCAACAGAAAATTAATCGTTATACATTGCAACATTTGTGCTTTTCTACATATACTGTATAGCCCGTGTGAGGACTGCTCAAAAAACCTAAAATTTAGCATTCAGTATTGTAAAAATGATGCCATACAACTTCTTTATCTTTGCCTGTCCCAATGCAGAATTCACCAAGGTTATAGGTATAAAATAATTCCTTATGAATAACATATTTTTCTATGATTtagtcgtgaagtatggtgcaaccctgcgggagatgagatttgccttccaggcttgaatagccccatcgtatcctcacattacttatttattacttagattattttttcagttctaTCTTATTatgcgtgcgcgcgcaattttgttttgtgcgcatgcattatttattaatttaattgacgtgggtatttagttcgttaaataacgtcttaattttactttgcactATTTTCCTcgctcatatatatgtgttgtgaccgtaactgtgctcaaattgtgggtggctcctcctgaaatgttgtGCAATTGGtatataggatttaatggagccaaaaccaattgtggaattgcacacattttaggcatcctactgatgaacagttgcaacacagatatactTGTTAgtaactactatcatttgcagtctgtccgctttgaattgccTTGATGCAGGACTATCCAATTTATCCTTTTGCAAATTCTTAACAGACAATCAAATTATTCAAGCAGAGAGGTAATAAATACTTTTATCAATAACACAGACAGTAGCATCACCTGTTGATTGAAGCAGACTCATGATTTCCTCTCAATAGATACATTTTGTTTGGGTATTTGATCTTATATGCTAGCAACAGACAGATTGTTTCCAGTGACTTCTTTCCCCTAAATGCACAAATTGTGCCATTTTgagaaaatacaataatttacaTCAGCTTACAGTAGAAATCTATAATGTACACCCAATGAGACACAAAATGATTATACCTCTTATGGCAGTACAATCCCTTGCCACAATGTAACCAACCTGTCAACGTAGTCTCCCATGAACAAGCAACAGATATCTGGGGGATAACCCAGCATGTCAAAATGTCTAAGAAGATCATCATATTGTCCATGGATATCACCAAAAATATTTACTGGTGCCTCTACTTCCAACAACATGTCTTCTTTCATGAAAACTTCCCTTGACACTTGACAAAGTAAACGTATTGTGCCTTCTGGTAGTGAAACCTGAGGTGAATGGACAACAATAAAAACATGAACAAATAAAGAACTTAACCAATTGATAAAGACATTCCTAAGATGAAAACAGTGCCATCATGGGATTTTCCCTCCTACTTTGGGCTCATAGTGGTATATTTTCGAAACTGCAGCAAGGATTACCAGAAAATGTTTTCCACCATTAAACTTACTTTTCTAATTTTCCTGCCAATATGGAAGTTTAGGAGGATGAGGGACTTCTTGAGATCCCCATTCTAGTGCAACCAACAGATGGCATACAAGAAAACTAACAACATTTGTTAACGAGGAAACGAATACCAATTTTCCCTCAAAAATTAATTCTGCCAGGATTAACCCAAGGATTACACATTTCATTGCTTGCTttatattaaattaaaaaaaaaaaaacagctaaagaTCATGCAAGACATCCGAGACAGAAATAAACCATGTGAATGAATCAAAAGATagtaaaaaaagacaagaatatACCAacgcaaataaatgaaaattgcacgtATTATTTTCACGGAACATTAACTCTTAAATGCATTAATTTATAACAGCTGTTTTGGTTCGCAACCGAGTACCTGTTTCATCTGTGACTTTTTATATTCAAGAAGCTGATCTATGGCCTTATCAACATCCAGTCCAAACTTTCTACATAGTTCCATCGTCAGAATAGTCTACATTATTCTTTAAAAACTCCCGAGGAAAGcttaaaattttgtttataCGCGACTACTTCCAGCTTTCAAGGTAATGGCCATGTTTGTTGCGCttttggatgacgtcacaattatgaaaaaattaacaatggACTGGACTCGAACATGTTCCTTAAATCCCGTATGTATGGTGGCCCACATGGGTcaaattatttgcagcaactaatAAAGTTGCAggaactaatttattcacagcAATGACCCTTGGGGGATCACCTTGAGCATGGGTTGATAACTTCTGGAAATCTATAGAACAAGCAGTTCATTAGTTTTGAACAACAATTATTGTAAGTAGTAAACCAAGGAGTTTTAGAGGAAAACGTGGGTTTTAACGCAGTGATCGaagtatttcttttctttacattCATCACAGGAAGCGTGATAGCCAATGCAGCTTTTCTCTGACAATTTTTGTCAGGGGACTGGTCAAGAGGTATGATTgaggttgctttccattatgccaaaccgaccagtcagagataagtgggactacccaaggaaaatggaacaacATTTTCTGATTAAACCGtgccaaccaataggaatagctcttgccacttttgatcatttccgaattccctaattagggcaaagaaccggtttgtcaaaaatagaacggcgaatttcgatcggaatattccgaccgaaataagtggaccacctccagaagtgatcccgaatattccggtcggaagaaaccaaaacagacctttccatttgaattccaaccgaaatttccggaatctttggcataatggaaagcaccctgAGTTTCGTGGTTTGATTGCTAACTGACCAGTTAACAGGTAGTGGGCTCCTGCCAGTTAAGTTAATACCTTACTAATAACTGCCAATGCACAGTTTCCATGGGTGAAGGAGGAGCTCTATTTTTTGCCTTGGACAATCTTAGCCTGTTCAAAACAGAAATTCTGGTAATGTTAAGAGCtaaaatttcttttcattttgattttcccACCCCCTGCAATCCTGGGATACGTGAGGTCTACAGCTGGAACAGCTACTAAAGTATTAGATACACTGTAATCTTAGCATTTTGGCAGTTTACATACATGGAAAGTACTGGCACAAAACGGCAACTAGGCAAAGTATTATCATAGACAGGTGTGAAGCAGAATTGGAGAAACATTGCACAAGGTTCCTGTTTACATAGAGTGCTATATTTCCTTCATTTACTTTCATTCTAAGAATATGACTAGTTTGTGTTAGTTTGTGTGAATGTGAAATCCAAGGACATCAAGATGAAATTACTTTTATCCTCTTTGTACAGAGGCATCTCAAGGTACGCTCTTTACAGAGAAAATTACCAGTTGATTTTACATTGGTACATCTGTACCAACAAGTCACAGAATCTGAAGTTTGCAAAGTTCTATCTGCAAGTAAATGCAGGAAGTAGAAGTAGTACTTCACAAGTAAttcaacacttttttttttgttcacccTTATTGCTTATTCAGGTTCCTTATAATTATTTGCAACTAAGTAGTCAGTATGAAAACGTGTCAAGAAGAAGTCTCTTCATGGTATTCCCAACTGACGGTGATGACTCGTCAGAAGCCTGGTAACTAAATTTATGGAGATAAGGTTGGACATCGTTGAAACCAACATCAAAGATATTTGCAATCTCTGATAGATTTGGCATTTTAGGGACATATTCTGGTCGGTTCATCACTCCAGCAATACAAATTATCTTCTCTGCAATTGCTTCGCCAACTTTTTCACGGCAGATTTGTCGTTCGTGTTCATTGGCAAGTGTAACAACATTCAACTTGACCGTCCAAATTTCCCACGGAATATTTTCCATCCCAAAAGGCCATCgcgcttttttcttttgataaaaCTCAAGAGATATCTGTCCACTCCTCAGACCTTCGGGGCCTCTCAAAGACTCTTTAAATTCTGAAACAAGCCTTTTCAAGGCACGGTTCAAACCGTCCGAATCCACTCGAACATACGTGAGGTTTATAAAATCACAATCTACATCAGCCATACCAACGGTTCCAATAGTGTAGGAGCCTTCTCGTTTGTAAGAAAACTTCCCCGATGTTCTATGAAGTAAAATAGAGTGAAATATACTCAGGACTGCTTCATTAATCTGCCTTCCCTCAACGGACAACTCGAACACTTGCGATCGAGCATTCATTTTTAATGCTATATACGAAGTAAACAAAGCTCAGTTTCGACGCTTTTGCGCAGGTGCGTAGGGCAAATTTCCTGTTTTTGcaagcattttctttttgtacaaaaaaaaagacaaaactatCTACATAATCCGAAAATAGCAAGCTGCTGGCATAAAACAGTTCAATTGAACGAAATTAATGTATCCGTGAACACTATATGTATGTAAGTTTTTGATTTTGCTAAACTCTTAGTTTCCAGTTTTCTTTGAGAACGTTGACGCCTTGGGTCTGGGAGGTAGTTGTGCTTCATCATGGCGGGCTACATGAGGAGATCGATGGACTGGCTTAAATTTGCTTGGGCAAGGGAACCTGTGATATTTATGTCATGTGTCTTTGGATTCTCAGGTAATTTAGTCTCACAGGGTTATTTTTACAGTATCTTTATTTCGCATGAAGCCTTAAAATTCGAATTAGCGGATAGTTCTGAAGTCGATATTGTAACAAGCCTGTTAGTTTTATATTCTACATGTTTGTCTGGTAGGCCCAATCTTCGTTTTGTTAAGTCCATGGACGAAGGATACTGTGAAAACGATGAAGTCAATACCTCATGTTTACCCATGTAAGTAGGAGCAGCTCATTACTGTAGGAGAATGTCTCGAACTGTACTTCTATATTAATAATTGCTCTATCTATATAACTAGTAGTTAATCAAGATTTCGAAATCACTTAAGTAACCGGCTTGCACCACACTGAAATTAATACCTGTCAGACAGAGTTGATAAAGAGATGGGAGACACACACTTGTAGTTAGTGATTATGATGAAGGACTTGGTTTGGGTGTGAACACACTTGAGCTCTACGAGCTAGAGCAGTTACTGCGAGAAATACTTGACGAGACTGAGGGTATGAAGTTGCAGTATCTGGGAAAACCAGTCATCCCTCCCACTGCTACAATCATTTTATGTAGACCGAGTTTCAGTTCTTTTAACCAGACTCATGGGTTTTCCAATTATAATTTCTGGTTTCCTCCTTCATCAAAATCAACTCATGTCAGTGTGTGGTCAACATGGATAGTTTAGCTGAAAGGGCCTCTGAGTGAATgatatcacaaaattaaaatacaaccAGAAGCCAGGCTCATTTGCCAGGTACTGGAACCTTCTTTCAAGTACTAAGGTAGAGCCCTTTAGGTGTTTCAAATCTGATAAATCAATTTGTCttggaaaacgaaaaaatcaTCCAGTCTTTTTAGAATGGACGAAGACATTTTAAATTCTTTCAGGGTTTTGTTATTTGTCATAACACTGCTCTTGGTGGGAAATGTTGATCACATGAAGGAGGCTTTTGTACTCAGTTACTGGTGTTTGTTCTTTATTGCTTGCTCCTTTTCAgcagtttcatttgttttttaaaacactCAAAAGTGAATATACCGTGCCATGTTTTAAAACATCTTGTATAGTTTTTGGAGTGAGAGTCATTTAGAAATATTGTTGGGACCTTGACTTGCTGCCAAAAAAACACAGCTGCATAGTTTTATAAGTTTAAAATCTTCCATATTTTACTAATCCGCATAACATTTCTTTTCATAGATCCTCAACTTGAGAATCAAGATATGACAAATATTGATACACATGGAAATAAAGTGTACCCTGAATTTCCCATTTAAGATGCAAATGTAACCTTTGTAAGGTTTGCTGGTTGTTTCCTCAAGATATTGTCATGTTATCTATGCTGTTTGGGACTTCTTTTATCTTCAGTGATTGTACTCTCTCATGACCAAAGGTGATATTAATGAACTTGTGAGTGGCTCTTCTCTGATGGTATCAAACTTCTGCTTTTTGAAGAACCTAAGTGTACCTCTTTAGTCCATGAGTTATGCTGCTGAGTCAATAAACTGTACAGATAATTATGAGTACTCAAGTTTATTGTCAGTTTGATTTTAGTGCAGGAATTGCAAGAACCTATCGTCAATCCCCAATTCACTTGTAAATCAAATTGACTTGAGTTGATTCACCGAATACCAGTGCACTTTGACAACCCTATCTCATGCCAATCAACTTGCCATGCTTGATTCAAAAGTGATTGGGTTCTCTAATCAGTTTTTAAGTTTGATGAAAATTGAATGATGCAACCATTGGGTAAGACCTATTTTGCTGTATGCCAAGACAACTAGGACATGAACAAAAGTGATTTGTGAATACTGGTTCTTAGGACCAATTTAATGCAATCTGTGATTTTAATATAGTAACAGTAATAAACAAGACATTCATCAGAAGCTCTGCAGACATGTTCTTCAAGTTTGACTGAATGTTTCCTGATTACATGGATAAATATAAACTTGTCTTTTCCATTAATTTAAATCTTTCATACATACATTTGTAAATTACTTTATCTTATGTGAACTTCAAGTCAATGTTGAGAAAAGTGTGAGTCCTAACCTTGTCCCAAAAAGCCTCCTCTAAAATTTTATTGTGAACtagaaattattaaaaagttTACATTTCAGCATATGAATCCCTGTTTTTTCATTATACATGCAAATTGTTGCTTAACATTTATTATTGACAAATTGGAACTCAGAGCAAATTCATAGTCTCACATGAGGTTTGAAATCACAAAATGCTCTGAGCGTTATTCTAATGAGATCTTCCTCAGTGCAGAAGGGATGTGATATCAAATCCCAGTCAGGcacacatgatttttttttatccactTGGTCATGTCTATTATTTTGTTGTACTTCTTGCAATCTGTTTTCACATATCTCCTTATTAGGTTGCATAAATAACTTACTGTACACAAGAAAACAACTGGCATATATTTCAATCCACTTCCATGCACGCTTCAACAGATTTTATGGTCGCGAAACATGAGCATGCAAAATTCCTCGTGATTAGGTGTAGTAAAAGATATTTGCAACCTTGCCCAGCCAAGGTATACTTGCAAAGAGGTGGGTGGTTGCTGtaagctgttttttggaacCATTAAAAGTGAGCTCTGAGAGCTTATATAAGTTAATCCACTTGGGATTTTTTGAGAGAGACTACTGAAGAAAGTCAGACCAATGCGCCCTTTTAACTCTTAAACGAGATAACATCGTGTAGCTTTCTTGAACGAAAGTCTGCTTCTGTCTTGTTCTCCAAGCCTTAGGTAGAGTCAGAGATGTGCTGACAGCATGCTATTACAGGCAAAATAAATAACTGCTGGTTGTTACTTAAAATATAGTTTTGTTAGACCTTCTGCAAAGGTGAAGAATACTTTCTCTTCTTATTTTCAaccatattttttctttgacatGGCACCTTAAAACTGGCCCTCGTCCGCTTTGGAGATCTCCCGTCAAGATAAAAAGATGATTTTCAGTTTCCTTCCAATGGCATCCTCTAGGAATTTTCACGGAACCAATGAAAATGCCAgatgtttcatttttattaaaaattagtTTTTCTTGTCTGATGATTTCGGTAGCTATTATGTTAGCTTGttcgctttttcctttttcaactgGAAACATTGGGTGAACATATCCACGGACCGCTGATAGATGAAAGAAGTGGAATCAAATTAGTGATTAATTTAAGGATTTAGTTTCTACTAACATGTTTGACTCAGGGGAATTCGCACCACACCTATTGCTTATTCCTTGCCCCGGCACAACTCACTTGTTGGCATTTTCGTACCCAGAGATGCAATTCTTCGAACCCTTAAAAAGGGATTCCGTATTACCAAGAAAATAACTTACCAAAATCACTTTCGCAGAGTGATTTGAGCAATACAGAGGATTTGCAAGGTCTACACTCTGAAAATACGATGAAAGAAGCAATTAACAATCAGTGACCTCGCAGCATGCGCGCACATGCAAATCCAGAAGTGTATTCATCATTAGTAACTAGGCTGCCACAAAAGGTGCTTAGCGACATGACTATCAACATCAACTGCGCTTGCGTGTGTTGTTTCTGGTAATGGTTCCGTCCCTTACGAAAATCCAACTTTCAAAATTTTTACTCTGTACAACAAACTGATTAGATCAGTAGATTGCCCCACCTTGTGCCAGCGGGCTTATTGTCAACGGTtgctttctgaatttttttttttttagaacatAAGGGAATGCAGTAGCAAATGAACAAAATTTAGAGAGAACAACAGTTGGAAAGATTTTGAATTTATGTTAACTAAACCTGGACCTTTTGAAAGCGTTAAACTAATTGGCACAACACCAAGTGGATGGAATTGCAATTAGCAAAATGTTGTTGCTGATGATACGAGCTCCAGAAAATTTGGAGATGTTGCAAAAGCAGAAAATAAAACGTACAACAAGAGTTTCAACACGAAAgcctccaggtgatctggtgacgtaattcggaggactgggatgaaaaattttaacgccttATCCCACAACctcgcgcggccttattttcgaattcaacatggcagacgcgaggttagagcttgtcgcGTCTACTTGATTGTTCATTCAGTAAAAGAAATgaggtagacacggaatgatctgttgagttttggcgatggaaatgctgcagggagtttggataacacctaaggccgcgcgcggttgtgggatgcggcgttaaaattttttttcccagtcctccaaa
This region includes:
- the LOC136920712 gene encoding serine/threonine-protein phosphatase PP1-alpha catalytic subunit-like isoform X3: MDNMMIFLDILTCWVIPQISVACSWETTLTGWLHCGKGLYCHKRGKKSLETICLLLAYKIKYPNKMYLLRGNHESASINRIYGFYDECKRRYNIKLWKTFTDCFNCLPIAGVAANTIFCCHGGLSPDLHDFDQLRYMERPMDVPDKGLVCDLLWSDPDEDITGWGDNDRGVSWTFGGDVVRSFLTKHNLSLVARAHQVVEDGYRFFEKRKLVTLFSAPNYCGEFDNAGGVLIVNENLLCSLSILKPKNLGVYIKPRT
- the LOC136920712 gene encoding serine/threonine-protein phosphatase PP1-beta-like isoform X2, coding for MELCRKFGLDVDKAIDQLLEYKKSQMKQVSLPEGTIRLLCQVSREVFMKEDMLLEVEAPVNIFGDIHGQYDDLLRHFDMLGYPPDICCLFMGDYVDRGKKSLETICLLLAYKIKYPNKMYLLRGNHESASINRIYGFYDECKRRYNIKLWKTFTDCFNCLPIAGVAANTIFCCHGGLSPDLHDFDQDITGWGDNDRGVSWTFGGDVVRSFLTKHNLSLVARAHQVVEDGYRFFEKRKLVTLFSAPNYCGEFDNAGGVLIVNENLLCSLSILKPKNLGVYIKPRT
- the LOC136920712 gene encoding serine/threonine-protein phosphatase PP1-beta-like isoform X1, which produces MELCRKFGLDVDKAIDQLLEYKKSQMKQVSLPEGTIRLLCQVSREVFMKEDMLLEVEAPVNIFGDIHGQYDDLLRHFDMLGYPPDICCLFMGDYVDRGKKSLETICLLLAYKIKYPNKMYLLRGNHESASINRIYGFYDECKRRYNIKLWKTFTDCFNCLPIAGVAANTIFCCHGGLSPDLHDFDQLRYMERPMDVPDKGLVCDLLWSDPDEDITGWGDNDRGVSWTFGGDVVRSFLTKHNLSLVARAHQVVEDGYRFFEKRKLVTLFSAPNYCGEFDNAGGVLIVNENLLCSLSILKPKNLGVYIKPRT
- the LOC136920715 gene encoding autophagy-related protein 101-like, which encodes MNARSQVFELSVEGRQINEAVLSIFHSILLHRTSGKFSYKREGSYTIGTVGMADVDCDFINLTYVRVDSDGLNRALKRLVSEFKESLRGPEGLRSGQISLEFYQKKKARWPFGMENIPWEIWTVKLNVVTLANEHERQICREKVGEAIAEKIICIAGVMNRPEYVPKMPNLSEIANIFDVGFNDVQPYLHKFSYQASDESSPSVGNTMKRLLLDTFSY